The Aneurinibacillus migulanus genome contains the following window.
AGCAAAAAAATCAATGAATAAGCTTATCTGGGGAACCGTAGCCGGTGGAGTACTTGGTGCAACCGCGGTTATTCTTGCGGACAAGGCGACACGCGAAGACGTCTTCCGAAGTACAGCAAAAGCTAAGGACAAGACGATGGAACTCATGTCTTCCACTCTTTCCAATCCGAACGAATTGATGGATCGTATCGAAGACGCATCCAACCGTGTAGCGGAAATGGCGGAGGACGCAAAAGAAAACATGCGTAACGCAACATCAGAAACTTCAAGGGAAAGCGAAATGCCATCTACTACGACAATTAATTATATGAACGATAACATTACTTCTGATCGTTATAGAAATTAACAGGATAACATATCAAAAATGGAGTAGCTACGCGCTACTCCATTTTCATTACCATTGCCTCTCCCTCAACAACTATCTTTTGCTGCTGGTTTACGAGATTAGTACGCAATTTAATAAGCTTCTTATCATCTCTTTTTTCTATCACTTCGGCAACCGCAGTAATCGTATCACCGATTTTGACCGGAGCCTTAAATTTTAGATTTTGTGACAGATAGATTGTATTGGTACCAGGCAATTGAGTACCTAATACAGCGGAGATAAAGCTGGCAGTCAACATGCCGTGAGCGATTCTTTCTTTGAAAAACGTCTTCTTCGCAAACTCATCATCCAGATGAATCGGATTAACGTCACCGGTAAGCTGAGCGAATGCTACAATATCTTCATCGGTAATGGTTTTTACTACTTCAGCGGTATCTCCGATATGAATATCAGCATATGAGCGTTCAACTACGTGCTTGGATTTTTCATATATATCCATTTTTATATTCCTCTTTCTTTTTAACTTGATTTTTGACATTTTTCGACAAAACAAGCAAGGAAAAGCCCCCTGACTATCAGGGGGAGGTGTTTACTTGAATAAGCTTATGGTGTTATTCTTATTCGCTTCAAAAGAATCAACTACGCCTTTTTGTGTTGCTTTTACCTGCTGTAAAAAATCATCCATCAGCGACTGTACTTCTTCACGGGTTCTTTGCTGCTGGGCAATCACGTTTTTAAGAGATGCTTCGAGCTGCTCTTGCGACTTATTCACAACATTCAAGTTAGCTTTGCCCGGCGTCCATGTTAGTTGTTGAATACGGCCTGCAATCTCATCAAG
Protein-coding sequences here:
- a CDS encoding YtxH domain-containing protein — translated: MSNNTNNISANSYNWYEDASVGRAERTNMVEDARSTDWAQAEKRAAKKSMNKLIWGTVAGGVLGATAVILADKATREDVFRSTAKAKDKTMELMSSTLSNPNELMDRIEDASNRVAEMAEDAKENMRNATSETSRESEMPSTTTINYMNDNITSDRYRN
- a CDS encoding MaoC family dehydratase, whose amino-acid sequence is MDIYEKSKHVVERSYADIHIGDTAEVVKTITDEDIVAFAQLTGDVNPIHLDDEFAKKTFFKERIAHGMLTASFISAVLGTQLPGTNTIYLSQNLKFKAPVKIGDTITAVAEVIEKRDDKKLIKLRTNLVNQQQKIVVEGEAMVMKME